The Estrella lausannensis genomic sequence ACTGAGCTACACCCGCATTCTGTTGAAGTTAAGGCTTAATCCTTTGAGGAAAAAAGCTGTAGCGGGTGATGAGGCTCGAACTCACGACCCTCACGTTGGCAACGTGATGCTCTACCACTGAGCTACACCCGCAATTTATCCGTTTTGATTTACTGCCTGACTTTTGAGAGCGAAGGCTCGTTTTAATCAGGCTGTCGAATCGAAACTTAAGGGCCAGAGTATAGAGTTCGCTTTTTTTTTCAGCAAGCAGTTTGTTTTTTTGTCTGAAGGTTCTGTGGCCGAGCTTTAATTGCCAGGCGGCTGGAGCTTGTTGTTTAGTGCACCGGAAGTGTCTTAAAATTTGAGGCTTTCGCTCTTTGAAGACCTCGCAGTGGAAAGCCGGCAACTTACTTCATATTTCTGAGAGTCTCTTAGGCAGCTTAATGGAGAGTTAGGCCGCTCGGGTTCGTGAAATTGACATTAAATAGTGCCGGGCGCCTGTGATAACCGATTTAAGTTGTTCAGCAGCGCGGGTTCTCTTTTTCGTCAGGGACGGGGTCGTAGCCGCCAGGGTGCCAGGGGCCGCACTTAATCACCCTGAGGGTTGCCAGCTTAAGCCCTTTGAAAATGCCGTGTTTTTGCAGTGCTTCTTCAGCGTAGCATGAGCAACTGGGGTAGAAGCGGCAGCTTTTAGGCAAAAGAGGACTGATGCCAAGCTGGTAGAAACGGATGAAAAGGATGAGCAGTTTCTTGCACATGTGGTGCCTTGCGGGCTAGCTACCTGTTATATTAAAATTATACCGAACGCCTCAAAAATCGAGATAGTCTTTATCGTTCGATTAGCGCGCTCTTGCGGGCCGATGCTGAGGGGGCGCGTTGGGATAACTCTATTCTTAAAAGGAGTCTTCGCGATCTAGACCGAAAATATCTCAAAGCCACAACCCTGTATTTTGAGGCACTTTCGGTATACCTCCCTTTGGCTCAGCGGGCGAAAAGAGTTTCGGTCAATTGGGTGTGTAATGGATAATTGCTGCCCACTCCGCTCAATTTTGAGGGGTGCACTAAGAGAGAGTGGGCTAGCTGGCCGGGAATTTCTTCCACACAGTGTTAACGCGGTTCTTCGCAGATGATTTGAGTGATTTTATAACCCATACGCTCCATGTTTTTTATCACGCTGCCTTCACCGGCAAAATGAAGGGCGCCGGCTATAGCAAATGGTTTTTTTCCACTCCGCACGAGTCGGCTGACAGTTAATGCCATTTCCATGTTGCGGGTGTTGGTGCACTCTTTAATTTCCTGGCTTGTGTTTTTAAGCTCTGCCTCAAGCAGTCCAATAAAACCTAGTTCCCAGTTCAAAGCGACACCGGTCTTGATAGAATGGATAGAATCCCTCAATTTTTTTAATAAACTTTCAAATTTTAAATTTCGTTGCCTGCGCATTTCTTGATTTATCTCTGAATCGAAATAATCAAGAGCAATTTTGATTGTACTCTCTGTGATTTGCGAGGGCGGCCATTGCAACCCGGCTTTCGCAAATGCTTCTTGCGGCATTAAGAAATTTATGACATCAGCGCTTACTTGGGATTCGATTAATGTTTTTGCCCATTCGCGTAAGTTGGTCACTCTGTGCGCGTGAATATTTTGTGCGGAACGAGATAATTGTATCTCTAATCGTGTCGCTTCGTTAAATTTAGTCTCTTCCTGCTCGAGTAGTTGGATCTGCTGCAGATGCATATCCATCGATTCGAGGTCGATGATTTCCATTTCTCGCATTTTAGCCCTCTCGATAAACTTGAGGTCTATTCCGCTCTCTATTCCTTCTTTAGACCCTATGATTTCTGCGAGCTTGTGATGAAGTAGTCTATCCGGGATTTTTTCATCTACTATCTGAATTCCTCGTTCTCCTAGGAAAGAAAGAAATTCCTGCCTTTCCTCTCTACTTTCAAAGAATGGGTTCTTTTCCCATCGTTTCAGCGTCGCTAGCTCAAGCGCCTCTTTATGCTCCTGCTTTGTCACATCGATTTCAACGGCGAGAACATCGGATTTCAAGAAGGCATCTTCTATTTTGGAGTTAAATGATTCTAGAATCCAGTTCGGCGTCAAGTGGTATGAACCTAAAAAGTGGCCTACGACCTGGCCTGCTTTTTCGATTTGGAATAGGTAACCTCTCGGCTTGATCGATTCTCTAATGGGTCCCACCATTTCAATATTTTTTTCTTTGAGTTTCAGCAAGACAGATTGCGGGTCGAATTCAGGAATCATTAGCAGGCTTCTTTCTCCTTGTGCGATAACTCCTTCAATTCGTTCTGTCAATCGCTCTAGGACGTCTTCCTGCATGCCCATCATGGTTTTATTGTATCTGGTAAGGGTATCTTGCCACTCCTCTCCCCAAATTTTTTTAGCGTATGGCTCAAGTGATTCAACCAGATTGGGAGGAGTATTTACTGTTTGTGATAGGTCTGAGGGAGTGAGGCCAAGGGCTGAAGCTGCTCTCAAAGTGTTTAAAATGTTTTTTATAAACTCTAAGGATGCTTCATTTTTACACAGTGCTAAGAGTGCAAAGCTAGAAAGTTCCGCGAGGAAATCTTGGTGCTTGCTGCTGAGGGTTAATTCTTCTTCATTGAATAAGTACGAAAGCGTTTGGTTTTTGTGATCAATCCTCTCTTTAATGTGCTCGCTGGCAGAAACGGTAGGCAATAGCAGTCTAATGGCTGTTGTAACAAGGGCCAGAGCTTTTTCGCTGGCAGATTCAAATTTATCTAGCTCGGCGGCCTCTAAAATAGATCGACTTGTTATTTCTCCGAGGGCTCTGGGCATGGTTTGCAGTAGTTTGGTCAGCTCCTCTTCACTCAGGTCTATTTTCGATGCAAAAAACTTGATCTTATCATCTAAGGGTAGGGCTAGGTGACTGAGAATGGGGGAGGTAAATAGGATGATCCTTTTGGCTACATTGAAGGTTGAGGCGAATTTAGGGTTGGAAAAGGGAGACGCGGAGCCCATTTCACTGAAAAAATAGAGGTTCACCTGGGGATTGATCTGCCATAGAGATCCAGCATGAATTGCTGGTGTGGATTTGCCGGATTCAATGTTCATTAAACCTTTGATTATTATTATAGTGTTATGTTTGTTTATTAATGGGAGCACTTTATATCACTGTTGCTTTTTTGAGCAATATTTTTGATTTTTAAAATGGGTGAGGTGTGATGGGGTTTGCAGAACTTTGGTGGGTAGATATCTGAGGGATAGAGTTTCTTGAGTTGCAATTTCGTACAAAGCTTACAATGTCCCTGTCTGAAAGTGACGCAAATCCTGTAAATGATGGTGATTTTGGTCTCTGGAGGCATTCAAGGCGTCATTATGATGTTAAGCGCTCATAACATACACTGGCACGCCGTAGGTATAAGCATCCCAGCAGTGTTGTCTATCTGCTTTGTGCTCACAGGGTGGCGTGAGCGTCATATGACTTTTAAGATGTCGTGGAAGAGTGATAAAATCACTTCGAAGACAATCAGGAGGATAATTGCCCACTCGAGCCTGCTGGAGTGCTGGTGGTTGAGTTCGTTGCCGAGCATCTCAAACATTTCGTGGATTACATCCAGCTGTTGGTTGAGGGCTCGCACTCTGGGCTGCAAGTCAAGCTCGACGGCTGTGATCTGGTAGATGCCCTCATACTGTGAGTGCTCCCAGAAAAAATCAGGGGTATCGAGCACGTCCACATGCAAGTTGATGGAGCTGCGTTCTAAAAATAGGGTACCCATCCTTCTTCGGATATCGCGTCTCGAGAGGGGGATCTTGCCGTCTTTGGCAAGGTGCTCAGGAAGGTGCCTCGTCTTTTGGAACAGGTTGCGGATCGTGGTTTCAAAGCCGCTAAGTTTTACCGACTGGGCAAGGCCGTGGGAAAACGCAAGCTTGGTCAATGTAGATTCGTCAGGTAGGGTGATGAAGTTGTTGCGGAAGAGAGCTCTTTCTCCCAGGCCGAAGGTGAAGTCGTCCGATTCGCTATTATCTAAGCTACTGTGTTCAAAAGCTTTTATCTCTTTTGCGAATTCCAGCAGGTATTCTTTTGTAAGTCCCCACGATACATAGGCGCCGTAGGGGAAGAAAAAGAGGTCGCCCTCTTCCTTGTGGTTGGTGATCTTGACGTGAACCACATCGCGTATCCGCGTCGTTTCATTGAGGGGGCGAAAGTGTTCGTGGAGCGCTTTGATATTGAACGAAGCGCATGTGCAGATGGCAAATCCTTCCATAATCCTAAGGGTGGTGTGCAGCCCGGGTTGGTCAGAGTATATGCCCTTGCATCCGGTGCTGGCCGTGCTGAAACTGAAGAATGTTCTAAGAGGAAATAAAGATCAAGGTTGAATGGGAGTGTCTTGCGAAAGGGGGGACTCGAACCCCCACGGGGAAACCCCGCTACCCCCTCAAAGTAGTGCGTCTACCAGTTCCGCCACTTTCGCTTAAAGGATGGCAGAAGATTAGCAGAAATGATCCTTACGCTGCAACAGAAATTTTATTGGGTCGTATTTTCAAAGAATAGACGCAGAGCCTGAAGCAGGCGTGGCGATATCTCTTCCTGTTTTATATCTTTGAACTCCCGTGCCAAGGTTAGGAGAAGGACGAGCTGCGTCTCTTCCGGTTCTAGGGCAGTGCCTTCTAAGGCGCAGTCTGTGCAGAGAGCTGTTCCTTCGCATAAGAGGCATTCGCCAAGCGGGTTGCCGCAGCCTGTGCAGTCGGGCGTAATGTGTAAGACGCCTTCATGCTTCATGGTCTTTAGGTAGAAGCTGGCCGCAAGGGTGAAGGGATTTTTCGCCTGCGGGAGCCATTTCAGGTAAAGGCAGAAAAGGGTAAAGAGATCGGGCGCCTCAAGTCCTGGGCCCTGGGTCTTATCCAGAGCATCGGCCATGAGAGCTGCCGCCTCAATGCGCTCAAGGCTCTCTCGGATGGGGAGGTGGTAATTTGAAACTTTGAACTCCCGCAAAAGCGCCAGACTGCCATTGCCCTCTTCGTAGGAGATTTCGCCCAGGGTGAAGGGTTCGAAAGGACTTAATTTTCCTTTGGCTGAGGGGCCGTTTTTTGCAAAGTAGGACATAAGTCCGCTTTCGGCAGTGAAGACTTTGACTATAGATCCTGAATCGCCATAGGGCAAAGTAGAGAGGATCACTCCTGTCTCTTTTAAATAGATTCCTTTTTTCAAGAGGTCACCCGCTTAAGTTTTAGAGTAGAATTACTATACCAAACCGACCGGTAGAGAAAGAAGCTTAAAAAGCTAAAATAGTGCGGAGTATCTGCCTGTTGAGAATTTGATCCCTGCCCATTCACTCCAAGGCGAGAAGGGGGCGTTTTGTATTGAGAGAACGAAATATTCTGGGGGGTCCTGCAGCATTTTTAAGCAGTAGTCGCAATAAGGCGGCTGGTTTTAAGTGATTAATTTTCAGAATGTTTTGAGTATGGGTGATTTTGAGCCCAAGGTCAGGGTGATTTAAAGGCTCTTTTCCCCGTGCATCTTTTCCACTTTCCGAAAATTGACTCGGAAGCTAAGATAATGACACTTCTTTGCACCGATAGCTCAATCGGATAGAGTAACCGGCTTCGAACCGGTTGGTTAGAGGTTCGAGTCCTCTTCGGTGCGAAAGTATCAGGGCGCTTTTCGTATGGAAAGCGCCCTTTTTCATTTCTACGAGCCTATGCTGAAACTCAAATCAGCATGCTTTGCTGCTGAATTAGCCTCTAAGCCTCGAAAATAAATTCAGCATATTAATCCAATATTCTGAAAATTTTTACGGGGCTTAGAGGGGGATTCAGCAAACAAATGATGCGATTTCAGTTTTAGCACAGGCTCTCATGGCCAACTGGCTTATAAGCCTCGAGAGTGCAATGGGAAGAAATTTTTCTTTCCCTATTGCGCTCTCTATCATGGGTGCATAATTTCTCTTCTATATCATCGATCGTTGGGTATATAATGGGTTTTAGTACAGGCTCTTAAAGTCGCCTGCTCGGGCGCTCCTGTTAAGCAGACTTTTATGCGAATCGATGCCGAAAGTGTTTCGAAATTTGGTTTTAGGCGAAGCGTTACCTCTCTTGACTGCAAGATTGTAAGCCATCTAATATTAGAAATATGAGTTGAACTACAATCTCCCAATTCGAGGCTTTCGCAAAGCAGAGAACCCTAAATTTTAAGACACCATCGGTATGGCGAGTCAACTCTAGGATCAGAGATTGTAACAAAGGAGGTGTGTTCAGTGCCTTTGCTTGGCTCCGGCGCCGTGTTTTCAATCAGAGGAAGCTACGGCCTGCGGTTGCCGCAAACCACCGGAAAACAAAAAATCCTAAATTTTAAGAAACTTTCGGTGTAAAATCGGATGACAAATCAAAACTTCAGTTGACGACCTCAGAAGGAAGCGTTAATCTGTTGCCGAACAGCTTAAATTGGTATATCGATCTATAAGAAAATGAGGTGTGTATGAGCCGAAAAACAAAAGCCGAGCAATTCCAAGATACCGGATATAACATCACTGTCACAGGACGTCATGTCCTTGTCACCGATGCGATGAAAGATTACGCGCAGGAAAAGATCTTCAAAATTGAAAAATTTACCAACCGCATCATCGATGTCAACATCCGCATGGATATTCAAAAACTTGAACATCGCGTGGATATTGTCATGACTGTAGGCCACTTGAAGATTAAGAGCTCGGCATCGACAACGGATATGTATGTCTCGATCGACCAGGCTGCTGATAAACTGGAAAAGCAGCTGATCAAATACAAAAAAAGGCTACAGGAACATGCTGCCAAGGATGTGGCTTCCATTGAAATGCAAGTCAGCATCATCAAAAACGAAGATTCGCAAATTCGCGAGATCAACGACGAGATAGAGTCGGAAAATAACCGTGCTCTTCTCGACAGCTACGGCCCGCACAGGATAGTCGACAAAGAGACCAGGCCGCTAAAAACCCTGACGACTTCCGAAGCTGTCATGAAAATGGATCTCTCGGGCGATGCCTTTCTTATCTACCGCTCCGAAGAGGAACAGAAATTGAAGGTAATCTACAGAAGAAAAGACGGAACCCTTGGCATCATCGAAGTTGAAAGCTAATCCCTCTTTTCTGCATTGCCAGATCCGTGGCAAACCGTCCCCCGCCACTCCGGAAGAAGTTGTGCGGCAATCGGTTGTATACGAGATGATTCACCGGCTTTCATTCCCGAAGAGTCTGATCGTTTTAGAGAAGGATCTCTCAAATCTTGTCAGTGGAGCCACTCCTGCCGCACTCAAGCGGCGCTTTGACGTGGTGGCGTTTTTTAAAGATCCGCTCGCAGGTTCTCTTAAGCCGCTTCTCATCGTGGAGTGCAAAGCGACTCATCTTGATGAAAAGGCTCTCGCGCAACTTTTGGGGTATAACCACTTTCTCAAAGCACCCTACTTCGCTGCGATATCTAAAGCAAGAAGCGCTCTTTTTTTGAGGAACGGCAATCAGTGGGCACCGATCTCTTCAGGACTTCTTCCCTATCCGGTAATGATAGAGCATCTCAGTAAGATTCATCCAGATAGATCACTCCGTCAATCACTTTGACTGCGACGCTGAAGGCATCGCAGCCCGGTACATTAATACACCTGCCGCTTCTGATATCGAACTCCCATTCATGCCAGGGACAGGCGACCTTTTCCCCTTTGATGCTTCCCTCGCAAAGAGGGCCTCCTTCATGGGGACAGGCGTTTTGCAGGGCGAATATCTCTCCTTTCAATTTAAAGAGCGCGATCTCATCCCCCTCGTCGGTGATCACGAGGCGCGACCCCCCTTCAGGGACAGCTGATGCCTCAATCAGGCGAATTCTGTCTTCAGTATCCATGGTCGCCTCCAACGGTTCCCGCAGGATGGAAAACGAAACTGTATGTCGTGAGGTAGGGGTTGGTTGACTCAAAGGTCGCCCAGCCAATGGTGCCTTCAAAGAAGGTTTTAAGTTCTTCGTCTTGAGTGTCAAAAATATGAAAGCTGTGCGGCTCAAGCTCAATTTGCTTTATCAGAACAGCTTCATCTTTTTCCCTGTAGAACGTAGCGTGGAGCACTGTTTTCTCTTGAAAATCCTTAAGAGGGGAGGAGTGCATGACGATTGTTTTGGCTCCTTGCTGATCGAAAAGAAGGGGAGCCCAGCGGAAGGCGCGCTTTTTTGTCTCCCAGGCCGGTACGTAAGGTTGCAAGTTGGTGCAGATATTGCAGGGTAGTTTTCCTCGCTTGCCGATATTGAGCGCCACTTTAACCCGGGCGGGTATGGGCTTGTCGCCGGATTGTCGTGCAGTCAGGCGCAGGCCATAAACTTGGCTGCTGGAGTTTTCTAGCGCACGCGTTAAAGGAGCTAGATCGACGCGGGCAAAAGAACTCTCATTACGATGCTGGAAAAAAAGTGACTTGTCTAAGACAGCAACGCCGTTGCTATCGAACAGTTGCGCCTCGATCTCGAAAGGTGCAGGGGAGTAGATCGGGTAGAAGGAAATACTGTTTGTCCACTGATTGCCAACTAAAATGGGAAGCATCAGGGCTGCCGGATGCCACGCCTCTTCCTCGGGAAGCCAATAATCCTTGGGGGAGGAAGAGTGGCTGGAGTCGTAGTAGGTATGGGTCAGGGTTTTGGCAAAAGGGTCTTGCTCCATGTTGCCTGCGACCATGCGGGGAAATACCCAGGGCAGAGGCGCTTTAATCTTCATCGTTCCCGTTCCGCCCTTTAAAAACTCTTTTAGAGGCATCAGCTCTTTTGGATAGAAGAACTTGGTTTCATAAGGATTCAGCTTAAGAGAGCTTTTATAGGGTAGGGTGCCACCCTCTTTATTGATCAGCAGAAGCTCAAGCGTGTCATCCAGCGGGAGGGGGCCGTTAACCATCGCGAAATAGGGTTCGATCCCTTTGTCATCGATTAGGTCGATGCCCGATTCACTAACGATATTTGTTTCGTTGCGCTTCAAATCCTCAAAGTCATTATAGACTCTCTGGGCGGTGTGGACGATGCTGCTGAATGTTTTTCCGTAGTAGTTGACAGAGACGGCTGGATAGGGAAAGATTAGCGGTTTACCGGAAAAAAATTCGATTTCGAGGCTGCCGGTAAACTCCTCTTGTAAGCTGACGTTGCAATCGTTGAGGAGATCATCCAATTCGATCCGGTAGCACTTGGGCTTGTTGATCTCTTCGGCGCGCCGGAAAAGAATGTTACCACTTTGCCCCCTCAGTGTAATGACAGAGCCAATCGATAGAATGCTTCTTTTTAAAATCCAGTATCCTAAAAAGATTAATCGTGTCGACATCCGCTCTGTTCTCTTCACCGGGAAAAGAGCAGAGGCGCGAAAGTGGGGATGGTTGCTGTCGCCGGTCTGTCTTTGGCTTTCCTGACTTTTTAAATGATCCCAATAACTTCTCATATAGCGCTTTATGTAATTGCCTGGTCAGTGCTCTGGCTGACAAGTGTTACCTGTGGGTGCTTTCATGTCGCTTCCCCAGGGCTAAAACATATCAAAGAGAACACGGGTGTCCAACCTGCCAAATTTTTCAGGCTGGGTAACCGGGCTTGTTATCAAAATATCAATCGGCTGAATTCAAATTCGGCCAGTGTGTGCAGGGTAAGAGACTGGCCACAAACAGAAATCGTATGATTTGAGCTTGTGGATAGTCTCTAAAGGGTGAAGGCGGCCCTTTTCTTAAAACTATACCGAGGCTTTCGGAAAGCCCAAAAATTAAATTTTGAGGCATTTTCGGTATAGTATTTTGAAGAGTTGATGGAAAGAGATTTGTATCCCCAAAGTGTCTCAAAATTTGGGCTTTGAGAAGGCCCAAATGTTAAGAGGGTTGCGGTATGTGTTTAAAACCTGCGAGCCAGAGCCCGTGAATAAATGGGACGAGGATAATCTTATGGCTAAAATGAAATAAATTCTTTAGATTCGGGTTCGAGGCCTTTTGCCGTTTGGGCCATTGGCTTCATGCAAATATTCAGTAAACGCACTCATCAAACCTAACTTCAGGCGGTAAATTCCATGGCAGGTGAACACCCGATCGACGATTCCCTGAATGAAATCGAGAAAATTTTAAACCTAGTCAGTCAGCTCAAAGGGAAGGATCTGACCAATGCGGAAGTCGAACTGCTCAATGAGCAGCTAGCTGATTTGGAAAGTGAGGCACAAGTCTTTGAGCAAGAGACGGAACAGATGTTGAAGGATATAGGGTTGCCAACAAGCAGACTTAGAGAGGCCCTAGAGGTGATTCCAGAGAACGTTCCGGTAGATGAACAGGATGCTCTTAAAAAAGCGATGAAGTTAAAAGAAGACGTTCTTCGTATGAAGAAAGAGATGACTGGCGACGAGGAGTTTGTCAAAGAGGGAAGCCCTCAATATCTCAAGAAAAAGGAAAAATTGCTTTCGAAAGAAGAGCACCGCAAAAAATACAAACGCTTGGGCTCAAAAAAGAAGTGGAAGCCTCTTTGAGAGGTATCCAGCTCCTTAAGCCACGAATGAACCACTAAAGAGCAATCATATGGGAAATGAAATTTTTCAAGAAAATCTCCGCATGCTCCACAACTTTGACAAGTCGTTGCAGGCTGTTGTTGAAGGGGTTGAACCCCAAAAATGGGTTTTGAGCTCTGATCCGAGCGGTTCGGAAAACCTTCTTGGCAAGGAGAAAAATCAGTTCCTCCACAGCCCGGAGGGGCCCCTGAAGGAAGCGGAGAGATGGGCCTCCACACTGAAGCTCAAAGAGATCAATACTCTGTTTGTCTATGGCATCGGTCTCGGATATTACTATGAACCTTTGAAAGGGTGGCTAACCGATAGCCGTGATAACTATCTGGTCTTTTTGGAAGATGATGCCGAGGTTCTCTACCATTTTTTGCAAACGGCCCGTGCGAAGGAAATTTTAAGAAATCCGAAGGTACGCATCATTTTTCTGGAGGGAGTGAAGGGCGATAGCCGAAGGCTCGATGCCATGGCGACGCACTTTAGCACCAATCCTTACCAGACGACGGCTTTGATGTATTACCTTAAGAACAGGGTCGATCAGCTGCTGGACCTGAACACAAAACTGGAATATCTGCTGAACCTTAAAAAATTTATCCATGAAGAATATGAGTCCATGGGAGCCCCCTTCTACCGCAACTTCTATGTCAACTTACTGAAGCTTCCTAACTCCCTGATCGGCTCCAGGCTTTTTAAACGCTTTCAGGGGATACCTGCCATCATTTGCGGTGCTGGACCTTCGCTGGAAAAAAATATTGATGTTGTAAAAAGGCTTAAAGATAAAGCACTCATCATAGCCGGAGGCACCTCCGTGAACGCGCTGAATGCCGCGGGCATCAATCCGCATTTCGGGTTCGGCGTAGACCCCAATCCTGACCACTCTCTCAGGATCTTGACAAACGAAGCTTTCATGGTGCCCTACTTCTACCACATGCGTATGAATTCAACGGCGCTGAATATGCTCCATGGCGACCTCTACTATCAGAACGTCACCAAAACCTACCCCGTGTCGTACTGGATCGAGAAGAAATTGGGGATCAAGGCGTTTCCTATCGAAGGCGGATACAACGTCGTGAATGCCAGCCTGGATATGGCCGAAGCGCTAGGCTGCAGCCCCATCATTACGGTCGGAGTCGATTTGGCCTATTCGGAAGGAAAATCGTATGCTGCGATCCAGAGCGTGCACCCCGTCGCTGAAGGGGTGATGAACTTTGTGACAAAAAACGAACGGGAAGAGCTGATTCCCCGAGTTGATATTCATGGGAAACCGGTTTTGACGCTCTGGAAGTGGATGCTGGAAGCTGTCTGGTATTCGAAATTCTTGGTCAGCCATCCCCAATCGGTTGTCATCAATGCGACGGAGGGAGGTATTGGGTTTCCAGGCGTGCCCAACATGACTTTGAAAGAAGTGGAAGAGGCCTACCTGATGAAAGAGCACGATTTCAGCGGCATGATTCAGGCACTTTCGCTTGATGCCGGTATGCCGGAGGGCGTAACGACGGAGTCGATCTTAAAGCATTTGGTGGAAGTGGAACAGTCACTGAAAAGAACTTCTGCCCTGGTAGCTAATCTCGAGAAAGAGTTCCACCAGCTTTCTGAAGAGGCGGAAGCAGGCGGCGAAATGAAGCTTTTCAATCCCAAAATCATCGAATCGCTAGCGGCCCTCGAGAAAGAGGAGGCGTATACCACTTTCCTCTCTAAGTTCGATGAACACTATGTCAAAATGATTGAAAAGGAAATGCAGTCGCTGGAAATCCATCAGGAATCCCTTGAGTCGAAAGAGGTTTTCAAGAGGAAAACGAGCCTTCAGGCGGCCCGCTATGATTTACTTGGAAAAGCTGCTTCAATCAACCTCAACTATCTGAAGGGAACGATCGCCCATATCGAAAAGGTCGTTCATGAAGAGAAAGCCATCAAGAGTCGATCCATAAATGAAGCGGACTGTTTTCCCAAGGGAAAAGAGTATGTTTTTACCGAAGAGGTCTATTCATTGAACGATCCCTGC encodes the following:
- the yidD gene encoding membrane protein insertion efficiency factor YidD: MCKKLLILFIRFYQLGISPLLPKSCRFYPSCSCYAEEALQKHGIFKGLKLATLRVIKCGPWHPGGYDPVPDEKENPRC
- a CDS encoding TraB/GumN family protein — protein: MLPLINKHNTIIIIKGLMNIESGKSTPAIHAGSLWQINPQVNLYFFSEMGSASPFSNPKFASTFNVAKRIILFTSPILSHLALPLDDKIKFFASKIDLSEEELTKLLQTMPRALGEITSRSILEAAELDKFESASEKALALVTTAIRLLLPTVSASEHIKERIDHKNQTLSYLFNEEELTLSSKHQDFLAELSSFALLALCKNEASLEFIKNILNTLRAASALGLTPSDLSQTVNTPPNLVESLEPYAKKIWGEEWQDTLTRYNKTMMGMQEDVLERLTERIEGVIAQGERSLLMIPEFDPQSVLLKLKEKNIEMVGPIRESIKPRGYLFQIEKAGQVVGHFLGSYHLTPNWILESFNSKIEDAFLKSDVLAVEIDVTKQEHKEALELATLKRWEKNPFFESREERQEFLSFLGERGIQIVDEKIPDRLLHHKLAEIIGSKEGIESGIDLKFIERAKMREMEIIDLESMDMHLQQIQLLEQEETKFNEATRLEIQLSRSAQNIHAHRVTNLREWAKTLIESQVSADVINFLMPQEAFAKAGLQWPPSQITESTIKIALDYFDSEINQEMRRQRNLKFESLLKKLRDSIHSIKTGVALNWELGFIGLLEAELKNTSQEIKECTNTRNMEMALTVSRLVRSGKKPFAIAGALHFAGEGSVIKNMERMGYKITQIICEEPR
- a CDS encoding RMD1 family protein, with translation MEGFAICTCASFNIKALHEHFRPLNETTRIRDVVHVKITNHKEEGDLFFFPYGAYVSWGLTKEYLLEFAKEIKAFEHSSLDNSESDDFTFGLGERALFRNNFITLPDESTLTKLAFSHGLAQSVKLSGFETTIRNLFQKTRHLPEHLAKDGKIPLSRRDIRRRMGTLFLERSSINLHVDVLDTPDFFWEHSQYEGIYQITAVELDLQPRVRALNQQLDVIHEMFEMLGNELNHQHSSRLEWAIILLIVFEVILSLFHDILKVI
- the recO gene encoding DNA repair protein RecO, with translation MKKGIYLKETGVILSTLPYGDSGSIVKVFTAESGLMSYFAKNGPSAKGKLSPFEPFTLGEISYEEGNGSLALLREFKVSNYHLPIRESLERIEAAALMADALDKTQGPGLEAPDLFTLFCLYLKWLPQAKNPFTLAASFYLKTMKHEGVLHITPDCTGCGNPLGECLLCEGTALCTDCALEGTALEPEETQLVLLLTLAREFKDIKQEEISPRLLQALRLFFENTTQ
- the hpf gene encoding ribosome hibernation-promoting factor, HPF/YfiA family, with translation MSRKTKAEQFQDTGYNITVTGRHVLVTDAMKDYAQEKIFKIEKFTNRIIDVNIRMDIQKLEHRVDIVMTVGHLKIKSSASTTDMYVSIDQAADKLEKQLIKYKKRLQEHAAKDVASIEMQVSIIKNEDSQIREINDEIESENNRALLDSYGPHRIVDKETRPLKTLTTSEAVMKMDLSGDAFLIYRSEEEQKLKVIYRRKDGTLGIIEVES
- a CDS encoding type I restriction enzyme HsdR N-terminal domain-containing protein yields the protein MASSKLKANPSFLHCQIRGKPSPATPEEVVRQSVVYEMIHRLSFPKSLIVLEKDLSNLVSGATPAALKRRFDVVAFFKDPLAGSLKPLLIVECKATHLDEKALAQLLGYNHFLKAPYFAAISKARSALFLRNGNQWAPISSGLLPYPVMIEHLSKIHPDRSLRQSL
- a CDS encoding Rieske (2Fe-2S) protein; this encodes MDTEDRIRLIEASAVPEGGSRLVITDEGDEIALFKLKGEIFALQNACPHEGGPLCEGSIKGEKVACPWHEWEFDIRSGRCINVPGCDAFSVAVKVIDGVIYLDESY
- a CDS encoding 6-hydroxymethylpterin diphosphokinase MptE-like protein; protein product: MGNEIFQENLRMLHNFDKSLQAVVEGVEPQKWVLSSDPSGSENLLGKEKNQFLHSPEGPLKEAERWASTLKLKEINTLFVYGIGLGYYYEPLKGWLTDSRDNYLVFLEDDAEVLYHFLQTARAKEILRNPKVRIIFLEGVKGDSRRLDAMATHFSTNPYQTTALMYYLKNRVDQLLDLNTKLEYLLNLKKFIHEEYESMGAPFYRNFYVNLLKLPNSLIGSRLFKRFQGIPAIICGAGPSLEKNIDVVKRLKDKALIIAGGTSVNALNAAGINPHFGFGVDPNPDHSLRILTNEAFMVPYFYHMRMNSTALNMLHGDLYYQNVTKTYPVSYWIEKKLGIKAFPIEGGYNVVNASLDMAEALGCSPIITVGVDLAYSEGKSYAAIQSVHPVAEGVMNFVTKNEREELIPRVDIHGKPVLTLWKWMLEAVWYSKFLVSHPQSVVINATEGGIGFPGVPNMTLKEVEEAYLMKEHDFSGMIQALSLDAGMPEGVTTESILKHLVEVEQSLKRTSALVANLEKEFHQLSEEAEAGGEMKLFNPKIIESLAALEKEEAYTTFLSKFDEHYVKMIEKEMQSLEIHQESLESKEVFKRKTSLQAARYDLLGKAASINLNYLKGTIAHIEKVVHEEKAIKSRSINEADCFPKGKEYVFTEEVYSLNDPCLGIEFSGKGSSSLVKSMEGLPLGGWTWEHYTKDGHLHGPSRFVDESGFVAAESWYVDGKKWGRELTFFKNGNLASAGGYKEGKPIQLHQYYYPNGTLRAKLPYKEGLLDGKIELFYPSGVLKRSIEFEEGVRNGEEALYADKGEKIIEATFKGGKPVGKASYYSASGVLQKEVIYKAPGEVDTIFAIDSKGKFVRQETKVVRDYFDSVTLQTERLTKSLSEVFHHLKQVLLELKKESEFLRENQELMKLLNEGIVQIGEELKQLIKLGQVLVDETAQDAQSGKEPIWKTPAAKKLLMAQVTILQETVQAGVAAIRLSVENVLKAFAAHQKKKLGK